One window of the Zymoseptoria tritici IPO323 chromosome 12, whole genome shotgun sequence genome contains the following:
- a CDS encoding methionine aminopeptidase (Peptidase M24), with translation MSAATIEQGVAGVKLNGADESAAKDSETTAQNGTNGEVDGGDSDEDDADEGQQDGATEGAAKKKKKRKPRKKKKAGTGVSGGGAKAQKEPPTVKVSDLFPNNSYPVGEEVDYKNDNAYRTTSEEKRELDRMNSDFLTDYRQAAEVHREVRKYAQKTIKPGMSLTEIAEMIENGTRNLTGHMGLEEGDNLIGGVAFPTGLSLNHCAAHYSPNAGNKMILKQEDVMKVDFGVHINGRIVDSAFTVAFEPQYDNLLAAVKDATNTGIRLSGIDARLGEIGEGIQEAMEAYEVEINGTTYPVKSIRNLNGHTIGHYSIHGGAAGKSVPIVKSNSNEKMEEGEVYAIETFGSTGKGIVRDDMECSHYSLNQDAPKVALRVASAKTLLRSIEKNFGTLPFCRRYLDRLGHDKYLLGLNNLVQSGILQDHPPLVDIKGSYTAQFEHTILLRPNVKEVISRGDDY, from the coding sequence GGGTGTAGCCGGTGTGAAGCTCAACGGAGCGGACGAGTCGGCCGCGAAGGACAGCGAAACGACAGCACAGAACGGCACGAATGGAGAGGTGGATGGCGGTGattcggacgaggacgatgcggaTGAGGGACAACAGGACGGAGCGACAGAGGGCGCAgcgaaaaagaagaagaagagaaagcccaggaaaaagaagaaggccgGCACCGGAGTTTCAGGCGGAGGTGCAAAGGCGCAGAAGGAACCTCCAACCGTGAAGGTCTCGGACCTGTTTCCCAACAACAGCTACCCCGTGGGCGAGGAAGTGGACTACAAGAACGATAATGCATACCGGACGACAAGCGAGGAAAAGAGAGAGCTGGACCGCATGAACTCGGACTTTCTTACAGACTACCGTCAGGCCGCCGAAGTACACAGAGAAGTGAGAAAGTATGCGCAGAAAACAATAAAACCTGGCATGAGCTTAACGGAGATCGCGGAGATGATTGAGAACGGCACGAGGAATCTGACGGGACATATGGGTCTGGAAGAGGGCGACAATCTGATCGGCGGCGTGGCATTCCCCACAGGACTGAGCTTGAACCACTGCGCAGCACACTACTCACCAAACGCCGGCAACAAGATGATTCTGAAGCAGGAGGACGTTATGAAGGTTGACTTTGGTGTGCATATCAACGGCCGAATAGTGGACAGCGCCTTCACAGTAGCATTCGAGCCACAATACGACAACCTTCTTGCAGCTGTAAAGGACGCGACAAACACTGGAATCAGACTATCCGGCATCGACGCTCGACTAGGAGAAATCGGTGAGGGCATTCAGGAAGCCATGGAGGCATACGAGGTTGAGATCAACGGCACGACATACCCAGTCAAGTCCATCCGGAACCTGAACGGCCACACTATCGGCCACTACAGCATCCACGGCGGCGCGGCTGGAAAGTCAGTGCCCATAGTCAAGAGCAACAGCAacgagaagatggaggaaggagaagtttACGCCATTGAGACATTCGGTAGCACAGGCAAGGGTATCGTAAGGGACGACATGGAGTGCTCACATTACTCTCTGAACCAAGACGCACCAAAGGTGGCTCTTCGGGTCGCTTCGGCCAAGACCCTGCTCCGCAGCATCGAGAAGAACTTTGGAACACTGCCTTTCTGCCGGCGGTACCTGGACCGTCTAGGACACGACAAGTATCTTCTGGGCCTGAACAATCTCGTCCAGTCTGGGATTCTGCAAGATCACCCGCCGCTTGTGGACATCAAGGGCAGCTATACGGCACAGTTTGAGCACACGATTCTACTCAGGCCGAATGTGAAGGAGGTGATCAGTCGTGGCGACGACTACTGA
- a CDS encoding Ca2+-modulated nonselective cation channel polycystin, translating to MATAEVSSTPQDRPHRRRPFANLVKRLANFKNGDDKDKKNKKLGKNNPYPLSAVQQPSQEPPARPQRSVSIHQAYSSASFGSVPTNTAPEHDRPAPSHSNKSGAPTVANTVHSDAANSGAATTTTAAGATDGTNGGGNSTFSSPAHSVRSLTTTLTTIQSTNNTSTPTNHTTHDSSQPMGSNFSHQYPVSTQTASAIPRHLHDTSSQPGGPPTTYTSATANNLLTDNASILTLASSSKRRRRRSMDTDASVRALAPSSVFGGSRESLPLSVLSGNEVRNSMSGMPTGAGERASIYSSSGLIASERNSYYSKQQQDAKSLRSVSNLRGMGGGAVTPTSAPGGGLGGAQADDARSFSMRSGHGGGEGRFGADARSLRSLDARSGLSLGESTYAGGGTGGAIHARNGSLSGIVAEEVGRPQHQDDERD from the exons ATGGCTACGGCCGAAGTGAGCAGCACTCCGCAGG ACCGACCACATCGTCGCCGTCCGTTCGCGAACCTCGTCAAGCGCTTAGCCAACTTCAAAAATGGCGatgacaaggacaagaagaataAAAAGCTCGGCAAAAACAACCCATACCCTCTATCGGCAGTCCAACAGCCATCACAAGAACCTCCCGCCAGACCTCAACGATCCGTGAGCATCCATCAAGCCTACTCTTCCGCCTCGTTCGGATCTGTGCCTACAAACACAGCTCCCGAACATGATCGCCCCGCACCGTCTCATTCAAACAAGTCCGGCGCACCGACAGTCGCAAATACTGTGCATTCTGATGCCGCAAACTCGGGCGCGGCCACCACAACCACTGCGGCGGGCGCTACGGATGGGACAAACGGAGGCGGCAACAGCACTTTCTCTTCGCCAGCCCACTCAGTACGCTCTTTGACGACAACTCTCACGACGATCCAGTCAACGAACAATACCTCCACTCCAACCAACCATACCACCCATGACTCCTCACAACCCATGGGTTCGAATTTCTCCCACCAATATCCTGTTTCCACTCAGACCGCCTCTGCGATCCCGCGACATCTCCACGACACTTCCTCCCAGCCAGGAGGTCCTCCCACGACATACACCTCCGCAACAGCCAATAACCTCCTCACCGACAACGCATCCATCCTCACCCTCGCCTCATCTAGCAAgcgtaggcgaagaagaagtatgGACACCGATGCCTCCGTTCGTGCACTCGCCCCGTCGTCAGTCTTCGGCGGTAGTCGCGAAAGTCTGCCACTCAGCGTGCTGTCCGGGAATGAGGTCAGGAATAGCATGAGCGGAATGCCCACAGGCGCAGGCGAAAGAGCAAGCATCTACTCCTCAAGCGGACTCATCGCAAGCGAGAGGAATTCATACTACagcaaacaacaacaagacgCCAAGTCGCTTCGGTCGGTCAGCAATCTCCGCGGCATGGGAGGAGGTGCGGTCACGCCCACGTCCGCGCCAGGTGGAGGACTTGGTGGAGCGCAAGCTGATGATGCGAGGAGCTTCTCCATGCGCTCGGGAcatggtggaggtgagggcAGGTTTGGAGCGGATGcgaggagtttgaggagtTTGGATGCGAGGAGTGGGTTGAGCTTGGGAGAGAGCACGTATGCAGGAGGTGGGACTGGAGGCGCAATACATGCGAGAAATGGGAGTTTGAGCGGCATCGTGGCAGAGGAGGTGGGCAGGCCACAGCACCAGGACGATGAGAGGGATTGA